GATCCCGACGGTTTCAACCTCCTGACCGTTGACGTGCAGCGTACGCAGACGACGTGTCACCACCGCAACCGCACGAATGAATCCGCGCTTGCTGCTTACCTTCACGTAGTCACCGTTGCCAATGCCTTTGGCGGCGGCCAGCGTTTCGCTGATCTCCACAAACTGTTCCGGCTGCGCGATAGCGTTCAACAGCGCGTGCTTGGTCCAGGTGTGGAAGTGTTCGGTCAGACGATAGGTCGTTCCGACATACGGGAACGCGTCCTTCTTCCCTAAGCGCAAGACGTCATCTTCATAGATGCGCACGACCGGGCTGGACACCACGTTCGGATGCAGCGGGTTAGTACCCAGCGGCGTTTCCATTGGTTCGTAGTGTTCAGGGAACGGGCCTTCCGCCAGTTTATCAAGGGCAAACAAGCGCCCCAATCCTTCGGGCTGCATGATAAACGGGCCGGTTGCGCTGCCCGGAGGCGCGGTGTTGAAGTCCGGGATATCGTTACCCGTCCATTTCGCCCCGTCCCACTGGATCAGCATGCGTTTCGCATCCCACGGCTTACCGTTGATATCCGCTGAGGCACGGTTATAGAGCACGCGACGGTTCAGCGGCCATGCCCATGCCCAACCCAACGTGTTGCCCAGCCCTGATGGGTCGGCATTATCGCGGTTGGCCATCTGGTTGCCCTTCTCCGTCCAGCTACCGGTGTAGATCCAGCAGGAAGACGAGGTCGTACCATCATCACGCAGTTGCGCGAAGCTGGTGAGCAGTTGCCCTTTCTTCGCAATCAGCACGCCGTTGGCGTCATAGAGATCGGCTAACGCGTAGCCGTTGTTCTCTTTCGCCACTTCTTCTGACTCTGGGTGATCCGGCTGTTTGTAGTCCCAGCGCATTTTCAGCAGCGGTTCCACACCTTTACCGCCTTCTGTGCGATACATTTCGCGCAGACGATGGAAAAGCCCGGCCAGAATTTCACCGTCGTTACGCGCTTCACCCGGTGCATCCTGACCTTTCCAGTGCCACTGTAGCCAACGCCCGGAGTTGGCAATGGAGCCATCTTCTTCAGCAAAACAGGTGGATGGCAGGCGGAACACTTCCGTCTGAATGGACGCCGGATCGACATCGTTCGACTCGCCGTGGTTCTGCCAGAAGGTTGAGGTTTCAGTCACCAGCGGATCGATCACCACCATGTACTTCAGCTTGCTCAGGCTGCGAACCACTTTGTTTTTGTCCGGGAAGGACGCAACCGGGTTGAAGCCCTGACAGATGTAGCCGGTGACTTTCCCGCTATCCATCATGTTGAAGTATTTAATGACGTCGTAGGCCTGATCCCATTTCGGCAACCAGTCAAAGCCCCAGTCATTCTCTTTCTGCGCATCATCGCCGTAGAACGCTTTCATCAGGCTGACGGCAAACTTCGGATAGTTGCTCCAGTAGTTCACCTGATCCGCCAGCGTGGCTTTCGGCGTGTTGGCGTTCAGCCAGGTCTGCCAGTCGCTCTGCTTTTCCGACGGCAGCGTCAGATAGCCAGGCAAACTGGTGGAAAGCAGTCCGAGGTCAGTCAGCCCCTGAATATTGGAGTGACCACGCAGGGCGTTCACGCCGCCGCCGGCCATCCCCATGTTGCCGAGCAACAGTTGGATCATCGCCATCGTGCGGATGTTCTGCGCCCCGACCGTATGTTGGGTCCAGCCCAGCGCATACAGGAACGTGGTTGTACGATCCGCCGCACTGGTGGAGGCCAGCACGTCACACACTTTCAGGAAGTCAGCCTTCGGCGTCCCGCAGATGTTCTCGACGACGTCCGGCGTATAGCGGGAAACGTGCTGTTTCAGCAAATTCCATACACAGCGCGGATGCGACAGAGTGTCATCGCGTTTGGCATAGCCGTTTTCATCGAACTGGTAGTTCCAGGACGACTTATCGTACTGCCGCTTTTTCGCGTCATAACCGCTGAATAAACCGTCATCAAAGGTAAAATCATCCCGCACCAGCAGGCTGGCGTTGGTGTAATGCCTGACATATTCGGCGTTAATTTTGTTATTTTCAATCAGATACCGCAGCACACCGGACAGGAACGTAATGTCCGTGCCGGAGCGAATCGGCGCATAAATATCCGCAACCGAGGCGGTACGGGTAAAACGGGGATCGACAACAATCAGCGTGGCGTCATTGTTGTTCTTCGCTTCCATCGCCCAGCGGAAACCCACTGGATGGGCTTCAGCGGCGTTACCGCCCATCACCATCACGACGTTGGCGTTTTTGATATCAACCCAGTGGTTGGTCATCGCACCGCGACCAAATGTTGGAGCAAGACTT
The sequence above is drawn from the Citrobacter amalonaticus genome and encodes:
- the fdnG gene encoding formate dehydrogenase-N subunit alpha — encoded protein: MNVSRRKFFKICAGGMAGTTVAALGFTPKMALAQSRNYKLLRAKEIRNTCTYCSVGCGLLMYSLGDGAKNAKEALYHIEGDPDHPVSRGALCPKGAGLLDYIHSENRLRYPEYRAPGSDKWQRISWDEALTRIAKLMKTDRDANFIEKNEQGVTVNRWLSTGMLCASAASNETGMLTQKFVRSLGMLAVDNQARVUHGPTVASLAPTFGRGAMTNHWVDIKNANVVMVMGGNAAEAHPVGFRWAMEAKNNNDATLIVVDPRFTRTASVADIYAPIRSGTDITFLSGVLRYLIENNKINAEYVRHYTNASLLVRDDFTFDDGLFSGYDAKKRQYDKSSWNYQFDENGYAKRDDTLSHPRCVWNLLKQHVSRYTPDVVENICGTPKADFLKVCDVLASTSAADRTTTFLYALGWTQHTVGAQNIRTMAMIQLLLGNMGMAGGGVNALRGHSNIQGLTDLGLLSTSLPGYLTLPSEKQSDWQTWLNANTPKATLADQVNYWSNYPKFAVSLMKAFYGDDAQKENDWGFDWLPKWDQAYDVIKYFNMMDSGKVTGYICQGFNPVASFPDKNKVVRSLSKLKYMVVIDPLVTETSTFWQNHGESNDVDPASIQTEVFRLPSTCFAEEDGSIANSGRWLQWHWKGQDAPGEARNDGEILAGLFHRLREMYRTEGGKGVEPLLKMRWDYKQPDHPESEEVAKENNGYALADLYDANGVLIAKKGQLLTSFAQLRDDGTTSSSCWIYTGSWTEKGNQMANRDNADPSGLGNTLGWAWAWPLNRRVLYNRASADINGKPWDAKRMLIQWDGAKWTGNDIPDFNTAPPGSATGPFIMQPEGLGRLFALDKLAEGPFPEHYEPMETPLGTNPLHPNVVSSPVVRIYEDDVLRLGKKDAFPYVGTTYRLTEHFHTWTKHALLNAIAQPEQFVEISETLAAAKGIGNGDYVKVSSKRGFIRAVAVVTRRLRTLHVNGQEVETVGIPLHWGFEGVARKGYIANTLTPNVGDSNSQTPEYKAFLVNIEKA